One part of the Chryseobacterium mulctrae genome encodes these proteins:
- a CDS encoding LLM class flavin-dependent oxidoreductase codes for MKHFEISVLDLAPVKQGKTIHDTFQDSLSLANHTENLDYKRFWLAEHHNMESIASSATSVLIGFIANGTKKIRVGSGGIMLPNHSSLVIAEQFGTLESLFPGRIDLGLGRAPGTDGLTAQALGRNPAIINEQFPRQILELQKYFSKENSSALVRAIPGEGLDIPMYILGSSTDSAWLAAELGLPYAFAGHFAPEQMDMAFKIYREHFEPSKYLDKPFILACVNGIAAETSEEAHFLSTTLFQAFINIIRNDRKPFPAPIEDMDTVWSAMEKSMVLQKLKFSFIGNQDEIAEQIKNFQEKYQVDELMINSHIYDHQKRLESYEIIKKATDSLF; via the coding sequence ATGAAACATTTTGAAATATCCGTGCTTGATTTGGCTCCCGTAAAACAGGGGAAAACCATTCACGATACTTTTCAGGACAGTTTGTCTTTAGCAAATCACACTGAAAATTTAGACTATAAAAGATTCTGGCTTGCCGAGCATCACAATATGGAAAGTATTGCAAGTTCCGCAACTTCAGTTCTGATTGGTTTCATCGCCAACGGAACAAAAAAAATAAGAGTGGGTTCAGGAGGAATTATGCTTCCAAATCACAGTTCGCTCGTTATTGCCGAACAATTCGGAACTTTAGAATCACTTTTTCCGGGAAGAATCGATCTTGGTTTGGGGAGAGCTCCTGGAACAGATGGTTTAACGGCTCAAGCTTTGGGAAGAAATCCGGCAATCATCAATGAACAATTTCCGAGACAGATCTTAGAATTACAGAAATATTTTTCGAAAGAAAATTCAAGCGCTTTGGTTCGTGCAATTCCCGGTGAAGGTTTAGATATTCCGATGTATATTCTTGGTTCAAGCACAGACAGCGCTTGGTTGGCTGCAGAATTAGGACTTCCGTATGCTTTTGCGGGACATTTCGCTCCCGAACAAATGGATATGGCTTTTAAAATTTACAGAGAACATTTCGAGCCTTCAAAATATTTAGATAAACCTTTTATTTTGGCTTGTGTGAACGGAATTGCTGCGGAAACTTCTGAAGAAGCACATTTTCTTTCTACGACATTGTTTCAGGCGTTCATTAATATTATCAGAAACGACAGGAAACCTTTTCCGGCACCGATTGAAGATATGGATACGGTTTGGTCAGCGATGGAAAAATCGATGGTTTTACAGAAATTAAAATTTAGTTTTATTGGAAACCAAGATGAAATTGCTGAACAGATTAAAAACTTTCAGGAAAAATATCAGGTGGATGAACTGATGATCAATTCTCATATCTATGACCATCAAAAAAGACTGGAATCGTATGAGATTATAAAAAAAGCGACAGATTCTTTGTTTTAA
- the ribB gene encoding 3,4-dihydroxy-2-butanone-4-phosphate synthase: protein MSDIKLNTIPEAIEDLKNGKIIIVVDDEDRENEGDFLCAAELTTPALINFMAVHGRGLICMPLPEKRCDELGLDVMVSRSSDPKETAFTVSVDLLGDGTSTGISAGDRAKTILALMDEKSKPTDFMRPGHIFPLRARKGGVLKRAGHTEAAIDLTSLAGLKEGGVICEIMNEDGSMSRLPDLHVFAQKHDMKIVSIEDLIHYQLKKGNLIERIEERKVQTAYGEFDFCAFRETSNDQIHFALTKGSWTVDEPVLVRVQSSDSYFDVLTRLNNGEKPLLEKVTSMVNEAGKGAIIFINNVSNSENTLRKLQQFLNYQDGQQKHPTAAFNYRDYGIGTQILKNLGINKFKVITQNPNVKPQVGGYDVEVTEMVQL, encoded by the coding sequence ATGTCAGATATTAAACTAAATACTATTCCAGAGGCGATTGAAGACCTTAAAAATGGTAAAATAATTATAGTGGTAGACGATGAAGACAGAGAAAATGAAGGTGATTTTCTTTGTGCTGCCGAATTGACAACACCTGCGTTAATTAATTTTATGGCAGTTCACGGAAGAGGGTTGATTTGTATGCCGCTTCCAGAAAAAAGATGTGATGAGTTAGGATTAGATGTAATGGTAAGCCGAAGCAGCGATCCTAAAGAAACTGCATTTACGGTTTCTGTTGACCTTTTGGGTGACGGTACTTCTACCGGAATTTCTGCCGGAGACCGAGCGAAAACTATTTTAGCTTTGATGGATGAAAAATCTAAACCAACAGATTTCATGCGTCCAGGTCACATTTTCCCGCTTCGTGCAAGAAAAGGTGGTGTTTTGAAAAGAGCAGGTCACACAGAAGCTGCAATTGATTTAACGAGCTTGGCTGGTTTAAAAGAAGGTGGTGTAATCTGTGAAATTATGAACGAAGACGGTTCTATGTCTCGTTTGCCGGATTTACATGTCTTTGCTCAGAAGCATGATATGAAAATTGTATCTATTGAAGATTTGATTCATTACCAGCTTAAAAAAGGAAACTTAATCGAAAGAATTGAGGAAAGAAAAGTGCAAACTGCTTATGGAGAATTTGATTTCTGTGCTTTCAGAGAAACTTCAAATGACCAGATTCACTTTGCTTTAACAAAAGGATCTTGGACCGTTGACGAGCCTGTTTTGGTAAGAGTTCAATCTTCTGATTCTTATTTTGATGTTTTAACCAGATTGAATAACGGTGAAAAACCATTGTTGGAAAAAGTAACATCAATGGTAAATGAAGCAGGAAAAGGAGCAATTATTTTCATCAATAATGTTTCAAATTCTGAAAATACACTAAGAAAATTGCAACAGTTTTTAAATTATCAGGATGGACAGCAAAAGCATCCTACTGCAGCATTTAACTACAGAGATTACGGAATCGGGACTCAGATTTTGAAGAATTTAGGAATTAATAAATTTAAAGTAATCACTCAAAATCCTAACGTAAAACCTCAGGTTGGAGGTTATGATGTTGAGGTGACAGAGATGGTTCAACTTTAA